In Erigeron canadensis isolate Cc75 chromosome 7, C_canadensis_v1, whole genome shotgun sequence, one DNA window encodes the following:
- the LOC122608654 gene encoding NAC domain-containing protein 92-like codes for MGLRDIGATLPPGFRFYPSDEELICHYLYKKVANEDVLKGTLVEIDLHICEPWQLPETAKLNSSEWYFFSFRDRKYATGYRTNRATVSGYWKATGKDRTVVDPVTGAIVGMRKTLVFYKNRAPNGVKTGWIMHEFRLENPNIPPKEDWVLCRVFYKAKGDNSNEHCPQDMYRDNTPNLDASSLLTIGNCQPPPCVHHHNPFTATTTTTSSSLTISNQSPTQPIRCNLQNYFGLSTTQQCNHPNLLHLPQNANNLKESVDQIVISPNNKCEDDQYGFLYDMCIEDYVPSHNIQEMEFEDDDNENGVVFYD; via the exons ATGGGGTTGAGAGATATCGGAGCCACACTGCCACCCGGTTTTCGGTTTTACCCTAGTGATGAAGAGTTAATTTGCCATTACCTTTATAAGAAAGTAGCAAATGAAGATGTTCTCAAGGGAACTTTAGTAGAAATTGATCTACATATTTGTGAGCCATGGCAACTTCCTG AGACGGCAAAACTCAATTCAAGTGAGTGGtatttctttagctttcgtgATCGCAAATATGCAACAGGATACCGAACTAACAGGGCTACCGTCTCTGGATATTGGAAGGCCACGGGAAAAGATAGGACAGTTGTGGATCCGGTGACTGGTGCCATCGTTGGAATGAGGAAGACGTTAGTATTTTACAAGAACCGAGCACCAAATGGGGTTAAAACTGGCTGGATCATGCATGAATTTCGCCTAGAAAATCCTAATATACCTCCTAAG GAAGATTGGGTTCTATGTAGAGTGTTTTACAAAGCAAAGGGAGACAATAGCAATGAACACTGTCCACAAGACATGTATCGCGACAATACACCAAATCTCGATGCATCTTCTCTTCTCACCATTGGTAATTGCCAGCCGCCACCTTGCGTCCATCATCACAACCCATTtacggccaccaccaccaccacttcctCCTCCCTCACTATTTCCAATCAAAGCCCGACACAACCCATCCGATGCAACCTCCAAAATTACTTTGGCTTATCAACAACACAACAATGCAACCATCCAAATCTTCTCCATTTACCTCAAAATGCCAACAACTTAAAGGAATCTGTAGACCAAATAGTTATAAGCCCCAATAATAAGTGTGAAGACGATCAATATGGTTTCTTATACGATATGTGCATTGAAGACTATGTCCCTTCACATAACATACAAGAGATGGAATTCGAGGATGACGATAATGAAAATGGGGTAGTGTTCTACGACTAG